In Drechmeria coniospora strain ARSEF 6962 chromosome 03, whole genome shotgun sequence, the DNA window ATACGCATCGGACCTCACTCCCCAGCCCCATTTTCCGCTAAGCCCCTTTGAGTGCGCACAACCGACACCACACAATCGCGAAAACTTCCCCTTACCCCACCAGAACGAACCTCACCGCAACTCACGGATTCCCCTTCGACCTCATCCAGCGCCTTGATCCCAAATACCGACAAGATGAACGGGGACGATCCGCCCGAGCGGCCCGAGTATGTTACCAACATCATCAACGGCCTCGAACGCTACAAccccgaggccgtcgtctccctgGAGACGTACCTCACGGAACAGTGCGAGCAGAAGTTCTGCGACTGCAATGCCAACCGGACGCTGTTGAAGCTGTAAGTGGGCGCGCCCTGCTGCTGCATTTTATACGCGCGGTTCGATTGTTATTTGTACTCTGCCGGGCCAATCTTCTGATGATCAGATGTCAACGTTTCCTATTACCTGAATGCGACGGGGTCTCCATGATCCTTATCCACTCGTGAAGTCATCTTTATTTTTCTGATACGCCTCATGCTCCCTGTTTGCGACGATCAGTTTTTTTTTTGGAAGACACAGGCGCTAACAAGATGTGTGTGCGTACGTGCTCTGCAGGTATCAGCTCAATCCCGACCGCATCAAGGATGAGGTGGTAACCAACATTCTCGTCAAGGCCATGACGCAGTTCCCCTCGGCGCAATTCTCTCTCGCCCTCCACCTCATCAAccctgctgccgccgcaTCCGGCGAACTCCACGAGGCTGTGACCAAGCTGCGCACTCTCAATTCGCAACTCGAGGGGTCCCAGTACACGCAGTTTTGggccaacgtcgacggcgacgatctCTGCGC includes these proteins:
- a CDS encoding eukaryotic translation initiation factor 3 subunit EifCk → MNGDDPPERPEYVTNIINGLERYNPEAVVSLETYLTEQCEQKFCDCNANRTLLKLYQLNPDRIKDEVVTNILVKAMTQFPSAQFSLALHLINPAAAASGELHEAVTKLRTLNSQLEGSQYTQFWANVDGDDLCADLIADISGFEDLVRHRIAHLISQAFREVKLTHLESWLGLSEDATKKFITDVCGWSVDGEGNIKIPSNPENEAKKAEIREDVNVDQFARVIRRSWEETV